The Halorussus gelatinilyticus genome contains the following window.
TCGGGGTCGGTCTCGTCGGCGGCCTCGTAGAAGAGTCCGGGGCCGGACTCGTCCTCGGATTCGTCGCCCCTCGACTCGGCTTCCTCCCCGCCCGATTCGCCGTCGCTCGTACTCCATCCGAGAGCGGCCGAGACGCGGCCGGGACCGACGCAGGTCGCGCGCGCCTGTACGACCGTCAGGCGTTCGCCCGCGGGACCGAGGTCCGGGGCCGTGCCGACCGCCTCGATCTCGGTGTCGGCCGGAATCACCGACGAGACCGCCACGAGGTTGTAGTTGTGGAGGTTGGCGTCCGCGAGGGCGGCGTCGTACGAGGACATCTCGGTGGGACCGGTCCCGGTGCCCCACGCGACCCGAATCGTGCTCATGGCTGGAGTGAATCGCCGGGAGCGGTAAGGGGTTGCGATTTCCGACCCGTCGTCGGCCCGAACGGCACGGAGTGGCACGCTCGGAGCCCGAATCAACACGCATAACCTCGCCGCCGACCGACCGGGAACTAACCGGAGCGCAGCTACGCACATGACCATCAGATTCGTGACGAGCAACGAGGGAAAGGTCCGGGAGGCCCGCGAGTACCTCACCGACGACGTAGAGCAGATCGACTACGACTACACCGAAATCCAGAGCGACGACCTCGCGGAGATCGCCGTCGCCGGAGCGAAGGAGGCCTTCGAGGAGACGGGCCGCGACGACCCGGTTCTCGTGGACGACGCGGGCCTGTTCGTGGACGCGCTCGGCGGGTTCCCCGGCCCGTACTCCTCGTACGCCGAGGACACCGTGGGCGTCGAGCGCGTCTGGAACCTGGTGGAGCAGGAGGAGAACCGCCGGGCGAAGTTCCGGTGCGTCGTCGCCTACTACGACGGCGACGAGGCCCGGACATTCGAGGGAGCCGTGCCGGGGCGCATCGTCGCGCCGCGAGGCGACGGCGGGTTCGGCTACGACCCCATCTTCGAACACGAGGGCGCGACGATGGCCGAGATGAGTACCGAGCGCAAGAACGCCGTCTCCCACCGCGGCCGGGCGCTGGCGAAGTTCGCGGACTGGCTCGCCGAGAACTGAGCGAAAGATGTTTTTCCGACGACGTGTAGACGGACGAGTATGAGCGCCGACGCGAAACGCTGGCGCTCGGTCGGGGTTCTTCTGGTCGGTGTCGTCGCTTGGCTCGCGCTGTCGGTGTTTCCCTTCCAGTACGGGGTCGTAGAGAGCGGCGTGCTGGCCGGATTGCTCGTTCTCTTCGGCCTCTTCGAGTTCGTACTGGACGAGGCGGTCGTTGGTTCGAGGTGATTCGTCGGCCGGAGGACTCCGGGACCGACGACGGAGACCGCCGAGACGAGGTGAAAAAGCGGTAGAAAGCCCTGCTCGTCGGGGTCGCCGTGCGCTCGCTCAGTCCGAAGTCGCCCGCGTGCCGTCGGCCGACGCGCCGCACGTTCGCTCCATTTCAAGGACGTTCAGGTCGCCGTCGAGAGTCACCGACAGCACCTCGTCGTCGAGCGGAATCTCGACCAGAATCTGCCACGGGTCGTCCGAGAGGACGGTCGTCTGCTCGTCGCTGACGCACCACGCGAGGTCCCAGTACGGCGTCGTACAGAGGTCCACGCCGTGTTCGCGGTGGAACGTCACCACGTCCGACTGGTCGAGCAGCGAGAGACCCACCGCCGAGTAAAGTTGGTGGCGACACTGCTCGCACTCGTGGTCCACGCGGACCTCCAGTCCGAGGAAGTCCTCCGTGTCGCGGGTGATCGTCGTCGTCATCCGGCCGTTGCACTCCGGGCAAACGCCGTCCGCGGCGAGGCAGTGGAGGTGGCGCACGCGCTGGTTGAACGCGTCCATTATCTCCTCGCGGGTGCGGTCGTTCAGTCCGCCCGGCGGGAAGGGGTAACAGCCGTGGTTCTTCTGGCACTCCTCGCACTCGATGACCAGCATCTCGTCGTCGTAGTACGCCTGAAGACCTCCGTCGCAGGTCGCGCAGGTGCCCTCCACGTCGAACGGACCCATCTCCGGGTGTTCGTTGAACGACCCGGCCAGAATCGCACGGACGACCTTCTTGCCGGCCTGCCGGAAGTCGTAGCCGTCGTCGGTCTGGACGACGAAGTGGTCGGTGAGTTTCTTGAGGTGGTAGTTGAACTGTGCGCTGTCGGCCATCCCGACGTCGCGTCGGAGTTCCGAGAAGCTGACCGGCCGGTCGGGAGCCTGCCAGAGCGCCTCCAGAATCGACAGTCGCGTCTCGTTTGCGATGACCGAGAAGGCCTCGGCCGGGGCCACGCAGTCCTCGCAGTCCTGAATCACGGACTCGTCGTCGAGGTCCGCGTTCGGCCCGGTTGTTCCGCTCATGTGGGAGAGTTGTGTTGGCAACCCGCTAAAGTGTTGCCGTAATTGGATTTTTGTAACTCTTCCAATAATTCCCCGTGGCCGGACGTTCGGTATGGTGGCGCGCGTCGTCGTCTCCCGGAGAAAGACGTGGTCCTCGAAGACCGGACGCGTCGGCGAGCGAAGACCCCGGTTCCGGAGCCGGCCGGCCCGTTCGGCGACCGGGGGGACGTCCTCATCGTCGTCGCGGGCTTTTTCATCACAGTGGACGCCCTCTACGACGTGTACCGACGACAGACGTAAGTTTCACGTAATGAAGCGCCGCTACTGGCAGGCTCGACGGGTCCTATTGGTGGGGCATCGAGCCTTTTGAAACGGCACAGAGCAAGCGCCCACTATATTACATTATCTATTAGAAGATATTAAGGGTTAAAGAGATGAGTTATGCATGCATGTCAGGTGATAGTCTCACTTCGCGAAGACGGTTCGTCAAATCAAGCGGCGTCGCACTCGGAACGCTGGGCACCCTCAGTTCGATTACAGGTACGACAGTGGCGACTAGTACAGGGTCAACGTGGAAGGCATCCAATGAGAACTCTATGTTTATAAAGACCCGATGTCGGATAACCCCAAAGAAAAATACTCTTCTGCCCAGCTCAGAGTCAAAAAACTGGGGAGAACGAGGACGGAGATTACAAAGTCCACGACTTGGAAATTGCAACCCTCAATTCTGCCGTAAAAGATGTCCGGAAGGACACTTGTGGCGGCTACGGTTGTAGTTACGAACGCGGCAAGGTGCCCTGTGCCACGGGATACGGCCTCACAATCGACAAGGTCGATAGTGCTGTCCAATTTCAATGGTGGGGAGGAAATCCCGAGAGCAATCCGTTCATTCAAGGTGGTCCCGCTTACAAAGATGGCTCCAGCGAGCTAGAGGGGAAAGATGATCCGCCTGCATATCTTTCCACATTCGTCGATTTGGTCGGCTTAGCGCTGAGTAGAGGCTACCCAGTTGCTGGGACGGCCTATTCCGCAGCTAATATCGCCCTCGGTCTCGATTTCAATGGCGAAGACAAACCCCACTCCGAGGAGATACGATGGACTACCGACTCGTCACCCGAAGGGACGTACGCGATAAGCTACCGATATCTCCAAGTCTACATTCCCAAGTCGGCTAGTTCGGGAACGATAGAGATAGGGACCGAAACACGGACTGGAACGATGGTTGGCGATGCTACACTCCGTGCGTCGGAGCAGATAACGATCAACCAGTAGTCTCAGGGGTAGATGCGTTGTACCGGAGAATCGCAAGACAAAGAGTGCTGAATTATCGAACCTTCAAGAGGTTCCGACTCGACGCCGGGCGAAAAATCGACAGCGAGAACGCGTGCGAACGGACGCCACGGGTCTCAGCATCGCGCTCGGGGCGGACCGAGAACAGTAGGTTTATCACTCGCTCGGGGCGAATCTTCCAGTAGAATTACTTCAGGAGGTCAACTTTGACAGGAAATTACGCCCAACCGGAGGTGAACATCGGACTGGTCGGTCACGTAGACCACGGAAAGACGACGCTCGTGCAGGCGCTTTCCGGCGAATGGACCGACCAACACTCCGAGGAGATGAAGCGTGGCATCTCCATCCGGCTCGGGTACGCAGACGCCACGTTCCGGCAGTGTCCCGGTCTCGACGAGCCAGAGCGCTACACGGTAGACGAGACGTGTCCCGACGGCAGCGAGAGCGAGCCGCTCCGGACCGTCTCGTTCGTGGACGCGCCGGGCCACGAAACGCTGATGGCGACGATGCTCTCGGGCGCGGCCATCATGGACGGTGCCGTGCTGGTCGTCTCCGCGACCGACCCCGTCCCGCAGGCCCAGACCGAAGAGCACCTGATGGCGCTGGACATCATCGGCATCGACAACATCGTCGTCGCCCAGAACAAAATCGACCTCGTAGACCGCGAGCAGGCCGAGCGAAACTACGAGGAGATCCAGGAGTTCGTGGAGGGCACCGTCGCCGAAGACGCGCCGGTCGTCCCCATCTCGGCCCAACAGGAGGTCAACATCGACCTGCTGATTCAGGCGGTCGAAGAGGAGATTCCGACGCCCGAGCGCGACCCGGACGCGGACCCGCGGATGCACGTCGCCCGGAGCTTCGACATCAACCGTCCCGGCACCGAGTGGGACGGTCTCGTCGGCGGCGTCCTCGGCGGCAGTCTGGTCGAAGGGAAGCTGACCAGCGGCGACGAGATAGAGCTTCGCCCCGGCCGCGAGGTCGAAGAGGGCGGCGAGACCCGCTGGGAGTCCATCGAGACCGACGTGCGCTCGCTACAGGCGGGCGGCGAGACGGTCGAGGAAGTGACCCCCGGCGGACTCCTCGGCGTCGGCACGGGACTCGACCCGAGCCTGACGAAAGGCGACGCGCTGGCGGGACAGGTCGCCGGGACGCCCGGCACGCTCCCGCCGACGTGGGAGCAGTTCACGATGGAGGTGGACCTGCTCGAACGCCTCGTCGGACTCGACGACCAGGACATCGACGACATCTCGACCGGCGAACCGCTGATGCTCACCATCGGCACCGCCACGACGGTCGGTTCCGTGACCAGCGCCCGCGAGGGCGAGTGCGAGGTCGCGCTGAAGCGCCCCGTCTGTGCGCCCGAAGGTGCCCAAATCGCCATCAACCGCCGCATCGGCGCTCGCTGGCGGCTCATCGGGGTCGGCACCCTCACCGGATAGATGGTCGTCACGGTCGCCTTGGACACCAGCGCGCTCATGATGCCCGTCGAGAGCGACGTTCGGCTCTTCGAGGAGCTAGAGCGTCTCGTCGGCGGTAGCGAGGTGCGTTGCACCTCGGACCCGAGCGGCGATACGCCGCGAGGAATCGAGTGCGTCGTGCCGCGCGCGGTCTGCGAGGAGCTTTCGAAGCTCTCGGACGGCGCGAGCGAGGAGGCCGTCGCGGCCAGCGTCGGCGCGGACTTGGCGACCGAGCGGTGTCGAGTCGTCGAACACGAAGCATCGTACGCCGACGACGTGCTGGTCGAACTCGCCCCCGAGTTCGACTACGTCGTCACGAACGACGGACCCCTCAAGGAGCGTCTGCTCGACGCGGGCGCACCGGTAATTCATATAAGGGGCCGGAACAAACTCGCAATCAGCAAAC
Protein-coding sequences here:
- a CDS encoding pyruvoyl-dependent arginine decarboxylase encodes the protein MSTIRVAWGTGTGPTEMSSYDAALADANLHNYNLVAVSSVIPADTEIEAVGTAPDLGPAGERLTVVQARATCVGPGRVSAALGWSTSDGESGGEEAESRGDESEDESGPGLFYEAADETDPEDVAERVRTGLAAGRELRDWAFTDERIRTADVHAEPGTFATAVVVAAYGESEPIC
- a CDS encoding XTP/dITP diphosphatase: MTIRFVTSNEGKVREAREYLTDDVEQIDYDYTEIQSDDLAEIAVAGAKEAFEETGRDDPVLVDDAGLFVDALGGFPGPYSSYAEDTVGVERVWNLVEQEENRRAKFRCVVAYYDGDEARTFEGAVPGRIVAPRGDGGFGYDPIFEHEGATMAEMSTERKNAVSHRGRALAKFADWLAEN
- a CDS encoding winged helix-turn-helix domain-containing protein; translated protein: MSGTTGPNADLDDESVIQDCEDCVAPAEAFSVIANETRLSILEALWQAPDRPVSFSELRRDVGMADSAQFNYHLKKLTDHFVVQTDDGYDFRQAGKKVVRAILAGSFNEHPEMGPFDVEGTCATCDGGLQAYYDDEMLVIECEECQKNHGCYPFPPGGLNDRTREEIMDAFNQRVRHLHCLAADGVCPECNGRMTTTITRDTEDFLGLEVRVDHECEQCRHQLYSAVGLSLLDQSDVVTFHREHGVDLCTTPYWDLAWCVSDEQTTVLSDDPWQILVEIPLDDEVLSVTLDGDLNVLEMERTCGASADGTRATSD
- a CDS encoding translation initiation factor IF-2 subunit gamma, with product MTGNYAQPEVNIGLVGHVDHGKTTLVQALSGEWTDQHSEEMKRGISIRLGYADATFRQCPGLDEPERYTVDETCPDGSESEPLRTVSFVDAPGHETLMATMLSGAAIMDGAVLVVSATDPVPQAQTEEHLMALDIIGIDNIVVAQNKIDLVDREQAERNYEEIQEFVEGTVAEDAPVVPISAQQEVNIDLLIQAVEEEIPTPERDPDADPRMHVARSFDINRPGTEWDGLVGGVLGGSLVEGKLTSGDEIELRPGREVEEGGETRWESIETDVRSLQAGGETVEEVTPGGLLGVGTGLDPSLTKGDALAGQVAGTPGTLPPTWEQFTMEVDLLERLVGLDDQDIDDISTGEPLMLTIGTATTVGSVTSAREGECEVALKRPVCAPEGAQIAINRRIGARWRLIGVGTLTG
- a CDS encoding PIN domain-containing protein; translated protein: MVVTVALDTSALMMPVESDVRLFEELERLVGGSEVRCTSDPSGDTPRGIECVVPRAVCEELSKLSDGASEEAVAASVGADLATERCRVVEHEASYADDVLVELAPEFDYVVTNDGPLKERLLDAGAPVIHIRGRNKLAISKP